In Torulaspora globosa chromosome 1, complete sequence, a genomic segment contains:
- the RIC1 gene encoding Ric1p (ancestral locus Anc_2.402): protein MSRHLWPLSPPQTCKINDSIHALANNEVNNNDILQTISLPQANVLVMVTPGRVLAYNMKPMALVASHERTPESIEEFGLNRSITQSVALDRHVGGLNNQTQSNSLAWNQGKIVFYVATDKSFLLTYQILKSSANITTFKDYGIPIIDFGKLSEDLEQEYDDSVDDDILTVFEKGKTSKIIQNGYAVTKEKGFLQFLSVNQENLDELPVRRLELRLKVVLKFDYRIIDIISFKRLSEKDEKAEESLLVLFPHGLQLLSLENFKLKNSSLVQLTNGSRICIIQDQLLVVAQPSDHKAVLINNIKINEQKVDVAEFPVEAKLTTCFELKGKMALVCGGTLVYYNPQTNELDYKFKVPFPVKICGKLNDETLILISRTNVMHFMTPFGNALFSSAGDSEFEEPSSSFEYSGFAYVDKLLVSVSSSGEYQMWDLWEEAKQGFSDARSPVSYVLQNNKNDIAIYSPAKGSSAAQDLMQVIKLPTRAINNCVPLIKISSNNKLMAVYVSNKNILLIQNLETNVWYTFKEMTVLDMHWLSSTYLLCAIKRDDWTTSVQCFRLNLQGLDSSDIAKYKIWEYQLQAPVERLRLQVSLFHKHKLLKIKSRENSELEKYGEKFYKTAEVIITTSDKIVIFAILSILHPSGIHIIKKFHEHAKITIPSPILTESIDWAASFKDGLIYCSDNRIMKASEISGSGWTTTVLLEEVERIIDILSDEIYVVSGHCKLFYKIDDLWEKRPPLLSIRLEDDYYPISVSPDATTIHGLSCVFHNDYSKLIIKHKIYLDQMISAKIAQNVSLQDISTEFRPIKHYNFALEKILSLKILASEPLDQIIELVKLCDSPQNWEASGFNPHSDMLEIISNCLRKIEAKHWNQLFSNLKMTPRELLARCLEGNEAKIIGVLLLVFLNYDVELVDDLRSDKVDDDSDSTVPSEGKDSAVADLIRDQEMMLKVLRLLVTSAANAEDSATAAESWDMCFQLIRLLKELDKQNKTQLVQQALQMFQ from the coding sequence AAACGATCTCGCTACCTCAGGCAAATGTCCTGGTAATGGTGACGCCGGGCAGGGTGCTAGCGTACAATATGAAACCCATGGCACTAGTTGCAAGCCACGAGAGAACTCCCGAGtccattgaagaatttggTTTGAACAGGTCCATCACTCAGTCTGTAGCATTGGATAGACATGTTGGGGGCCTGAATAATCAAACACAATCCAACAGCTTAGCTTGGAATCAGGGAAAAATCGTCTTTTATGTTGCTACAGATAAGAGCTTCCTGCTAACATATCAAATATTGAAGAGCTCTGCTAACATAACGACATTCAAGGATTATGGGATTCCAATTATCGATTTCGGGAAACTTAGCGAAGATCTGGAGCAAGAATACGACGATTCGGTAGACGATGATATTCTAACAGTCTTTGAGAAAGGCAAGACTTCCAAAATCATTCAAAATGGTTACGCTGTGACGAAGGAAAAGGGATTTTTACAATTCTTGTCGGTGAATCAGGAAAACCTCGATGAGCTGCCGGTTAGAAGACTCGAGTTGCGTCTGAAAGTTGTACTGAAATTCGACTACAGGATCATTGATATAATTAGTTTCAAACGACTGTCAGAGAAAGACGAAAAGGCTGAGGAGAGCTTACTTGTTCTGTTTCCCCATGGATTACAGTTGCTGAGTCTAGAAAActtcaagctgaaaaactctTCACTTGTTCAATTAACAAATGGAAGCAGGATATGTATAATTCAGGACCAACTTCTCGTTGTAGCGCAACCTTCGGACCACAAAGCAGTTTTGATTAACAACATTAAGATTAACGAGCAAAAAGTAGACGTGGCAGAATTTCCTGTTGAAGCTAAACTAACAACATGCTTCGAACTCAAAGGAAAGATGGCGTTGGTTTGCGGAGGCACTTTAGTGTATTACAACCCGCAGACCAATGAACTTGACTACAAGTTCAAAGTTCCATTTCCTGTCAAGATTTGTGGAAAACTGAACGATGAAACACTCATCTTAATATCAAGAACCAATGTGATGCACTTCATGACGCCGTTCGGTAACGCCTTGTTTTCCTCCGCTGGAGACAGTGAGTTCGAAGAGCCTTCCTCAAGTTTCGAATACTCAGGATTTGCGTACGTGGATAAATTGCTAGTATCGGTTTCTAGCTCAGGTGAATATCAAATGTGGGATTTGTGGGAAGAGGCGAAACAGGGGTTTTCAGATGCCCGCTCACCAGTTAGCTACGTCCTGCAGAACAACAAAAATGATATTGCAATCTACTCGCCAGCCAAAGGCTCTTCGGCCGCACAGGACTTGATGCAAGTAATAAAGTTGCCCACTAGGGCTATCAACAACTGCGTTCCTCTTATTAAAATTAGTTCAAACAATAAACTCATGGCGGTCTATGTCTCGAATAAAAACATTCTGCTAATCCAAAATCTAGAGACAAATGTGTGGTATACCTTCAAGGAGATGACAGTTCTGGATATGCATTGGTTGAGCAGTACATACTTGCTATGTGCTATCAAAAGAGATGATTGGACGACTTCCGTTCAATGCTTTAGGCTGAATCTTCAAGGACTTGACAGTTCTGATATTGCCAAATACAAAATATGGGAATATCAATTACAGGCGCCGGTTGAACGGCTTAGACTACAAGTGAGCTTATTCCATAAGCAcaaattgctgaagatTAAATCACGAGAAAATTCTGAGCTGGAGAAATATGGGGAAAAATTCTACAAGACAGCAGAAGTAATAATAACTACTAGTGATAAGATAGTAATATTTGCGATCTTGtcaattcttcatcctAGCGGTATCCACATTATAAAAAAATTTCATGAACATGCGAAGATTACTATCCCATCTCCAATTTTAACGGAATCTATCGATTGGGctgccagcttcaaagatggaCTCATTTACTGTTCTGATAATAGGATCATGAAAGCCAGCGAAATCAGCGGAAGTGGCTGGACAACAACAGTGCTATTAGAAGAGGTGGAGCGAATAATAGACATTCTCTCCGATGAAATTTACGTAGTCAGCGGACACTGCAAACTGTTCTATAAGATTGATGACTTATGGGAAAAAAGACCGCCTCTATTATCGATCCGCTTAGAAGATGACTATTATCCTATTTCGGTGTCCCCAGACGCAACCACGATACATGGGTTGAGTTGCGTCTTCCACAACGACTACTCCAAGCTGATAATCAAACATAAGATATACCTTGATCAAATGATCTCCGCGAAGATAGCTCAAAATGTCAGCTTGCAAGATATATCAACCGAGTTCCGCCCGATAAAACATTATAACTTTGCGCTGGAAAAGATACTTTCGCTCAAGATCCTCGCTAGCGAGCCCTTAGATCAGATTATAGAACTGGTGAAACTATGTGATAGTCCCCAAAATTGGGAAGCGAGCGGATTTAACCCTCATAGTGACATGCTGGAGATAATCAGTAACTGTCTGCGGAAAATTGAAGCGAAACACTGGAACCAACTCTTTTCTAATTTGAAAATGACACCTCGCGAACTTTTAGCCAGGTGCCTCGAGGGAAATGAGGCTAAGATCATCGGTGTATTATTACTTGTCTTCCTCAATTACGACGTCGAACTTGTGGATGACCTGAGAAGCGACAAAGTAGATGACGATAGCGATAGCACAGTGCCATCAGAGGGCAAGGATTCTGCTGTTGCGGATCTTATAAGGGATCAAGAGATGATGCTGAAAGTGCTCAGGCTCCTCGTAACGAGCGCTGCGAATGCGGAAGACAGTGCTACGGCTGCAGAATCATGGGACATGTGTTTCCAATTAATAAGACTTCTGAAAGAGCTCGATAAGCAGAACAAAACCCAACTGGTTCAACAAGCGCTGCAGATGTTTCAATAG